Proteins found in one Enterococcus sp. 9D6_DIV0238 genomic segment:
- a CDS encoding histidine phosphatase family protein has protein sequence MKLRKLFVGAALVAMVLAGCSNGTAMEEKNADTKEDKNSEVVIYLARHGKTMLNTVDRSQGWIDAPLTPAGVEVAEHLGKGLSDVSFDKVVTSDSGRAIETAELVLQNNGQEDMIKEMTKDKRLREYNFGTYEGLMNEEMLTAVAKEQGKTFEEYNEWMKEVGFYKGILDFADVLSELDKKNVEEGVNWPAEDSQTIITRLTNALDDLVKDAQKEGANNVLVVSHGMSIITLLGELDSNADLPDGGLKNASVSKVTYKDGKYTVDSVNDLSYVEKGQETK, from the coding sequence ATGAAATTGAGAAAATTGTTTGTTGGAGCAGCATTAGTAGCGATGGTTTTAGCAGGTTGTAGTAATGGAACAGCAATGGAAGAGAAGAATGCGGATACGAAAGAAGATAAAAATTCTGAGGTCGTGATCTATCTTGCTCGTCATGGAAAAACGATGTTGAATACGGTCGATCGTTCCCAAGGCTGGATCGATGCCCCATTGACGCCAGCAGGAGTTGAAGTAGCAGAGCATTTAGGTAAAGGATTATCGGATGTAAGCTTTGATAAAGTCGTAACCAGTGATAGTGGGCGTGCGATCGAAACGGCTGAGTTAGTTCTACAGAATAATGGACAAGAAGATATGATTAAAGAGATGACGAAAGACAAACGTTTGAGAGAATATAATTTTGGTACCTATGAAGGGTTAATGAATGAGGAAATGCTGACAGCTGTTGCAAAAGAGCAAGGAAAAACCTTTGAAGAATACAATGAATGGATGAAGGAAGTTGGTTTTTATAAGGGAATTCTTGACTTTGCAGATGTATTATCTGAGTTAGATAAGAAAAATGTTGAAGAAGGCGTCAACTGGCCCGCAGAAGATAGCCAAACGATCATTACTCGACTGACCAATGCGTTGGATGATCTAGTCAAAGATGCTCAAAAAGAAGGAGCGAATAATGTTTTAGTCGTTTCTCACGGGATGAGTATCATCACATTATTGGGTGAACTGGATTCGAATGCTGACTTGCCGGATGGCGGATTGAAAAATGCAAGTGTATCAAAAGTCACCTATAAAGATGGCAAATATACAGTCGACAGCGTGAATGATCTTTCATATGTAGAAAAAGGCCAAGAAACAAAATAA
- a CDS encoding zinc ribbon domain-containing protein YjdM, which translates to MENLPSCPECGSTYTYEDRGMMICPECGHEWSTEETAEDTTAVIKDANGNVLADGDNVTVIKDLKVKGASGAIKQGTKVKGIRLVADAADGHNIDCKVEGFGPMKLKSEFVKKN; encoded by the coding sequence ATGGAAAATTTACCAAGTTGCCCTGAATGCGGCTCTACTTATACTTACGAGGATCGCGGAATGATGATTTGTCCAGAGTGTGGGCATGAATGGTCGACAGAAGAGACGGCTGAAGATACCACAGCCGTAATCAAAGATGCTAATGGAAATGTATTGGCAGACGGTGATAATGTCACAGTCATCAAAGATCTGAAAGTCAAAGGTGCCAGTGGTGCAATCAAACAGGGAACGAAGGTCAAAGGCATTCGTTTAGTTGCAGATGCAGCCGACGGACATAATATTGATTGTAAAGTGGAAGGCTTTGGTCCGATGAAGTTGAAATCGGAATTTGTGAAGAAGAATTAG
- a CDS encoding DRTGG domain-containing protein has translation MATKHDQILKYIEGLPIGDRISVRSIAKNLGVSEGTAYRAIKDAENIGLVSTIQRVGTIRIERKLKKHIEKLTFGEVVRIIEGDVLGGSSGLDKVLNKFVIGAMTEKAMTRYITPGSLMIVGNRQGVQKLALENGAAVLITGGFDTEKEIAELADELEMPVLRTTYDTFTVATMINRALSDQLIKKDIMLVSDIYTSLEKTNYLFSTNTIADYQKLSEKTHHSRFPVVNKSLRLVGIVTAKDVLGKAETLTMDKVMTKDPIIVKKMMSVASVSHQMIWDGLEVMPVVEDDLSLVGFVSRQDVMKAMQLVQRQPQIADTISDQISGEVMPVDDTDRNEEGQFRFTVTPQMVNSVGTISFGVLSEIISNVTQRTMITNQRRNVLIEQMSLHYLRLIQLESELDIRPRVLEIGRRSAKLDIEVYLENALVAKAIVVCQVMERT, from the coding sequence ATGGCGACAAAACACGATCAAATATTAAAATATATTGAAGGATTGCCGATCGGCGATCGAATCTCAGTCCGAAGTATCGCAAAAAATCTTGGTGTTAGTGAAGGAACCGCGTATCGTGCTATCAAAGATGCTGAAAACATTGGATTAGTTTCGACCATTCAGCGTGTTGGAACGATTCGGATCGAACGGAAATTAAAAAAGCATATTGAAAAATTGACCTTTGGTGAAGTAGTTCGAATCATTGAAGGAGATGTGCTGGGCGGATCTTCCGGCTTAGACAAAGTTCTGAATAAATTTGTCATCGGTGCGATGACAGAAAAGGCGATGACTCGTTATATCACGCCTGGTTCACTGATGATCGTGGGGAACCGCCAGGGAGTGCAAAAACTGGCGTTGGAAAATGGCGCAGCAGTATTGATCACGGGTGGCTTTGATACAGAAAAAGAAATTGCTGAACTGGCAGATGAACTGGAAATGCCTGTACTCAGAACGACGTATGATACATTTACAGTGGCTACCATGATCAATCGAGCGTTGAGTGATCAACTCATCAAAAAAGATATCATGCTAGTCAGTGATATCTATACAAGTCTGGAAAAAACGAATTATTTGTTTTCAACAAATACGATCGCAGATTATCAAAAACTATCTGAAAAAACACATCATTCACGCTTTCCTGTCGTGAATAAGAGCCTGCGCTTAGTGGGAATAGTCACAGCTAAAGATGTTCTTGGAAAAGCGGAGACTTTGACAATGGACAAGGTGATGACTAAAGATCCGATCATCGTCAAAAAAATGATGAGTGTTGCAAGTGTCAGTCATCAAATGATTTGGGATGGACTAGAGGTGATGCCGGTTGTTGAAGATGACCTATCACTGGTTGGATTCGTTTCCAGACAAGACGTGATGAAAGCCATGCAGCTTGTTCAAAGACAGCCTCAAATCGCAGACACGATCTCAGATCAAATTTCAGGAGAAGTGATGCCGGTCGATGATACTGACAGGAATGAAGAGGGCCAATTTAGATTTACAGTGACACCGCAAATGGTCAATAGCGTAGGAACGATTTCCTTTGGTGTTCTAAGCGAGATCATTTCGAACGTGACACAGCGAACCATGATCACCAACCAAAGAAGAAATGTTTTGATTGAACAAATGAGTCTGCACTATCTACGTCTGATCCAACTGGAAAGTGAGCTTGATATAAGACCGCGTGTGCTGGAAATTGGGCGACGTTCAGCAAAACTTGATATCGAGGTGTATTTAGAAAACGCATTAGTGGCGAAAGCAATCGTGGTTTGCCAAGTCATGGAACGGACATAG
- a CDS encoding putative holin-like toxin, with amino-acid sequence MEYLLSALEAIQLILSFGMFTIALIKLIVELLKDKKTSSLAKQ; translated from the coding sequence GTGGAATACCTTTTGTCCGCATTAGAAGCAATTCAGCTGATTTTAAGCTTTGGCATGTTTACCATCGCCTTGATCAAACTGATCGTGGAATTGCTTAAAGACAAAAAAACATCATCTTTAGCCAAGCAATAG
- a CDS encoding DHH family phosphoesterase yields the protein MDVLKDILTTIKAYETIIIHRHQRPDPDAIGSQVGLAELLRTSFPEKKIYQVGGPVEGLDFLATMDEVPDEYYEDALVIVTDTANSPRISDDRYKLGKQLIKIDHHPNDEPYGDLVWVNTNASSCSEIIVDFYHHNQSELTMNDEAARLLYAGIIGDTGRFLYPATTSHTLEVAAELMTYDFEPVDLNRELEQMPMKVAKLAGYVYQNIEVDENGAGKVILPQSLLDEYGIVDSETAAIVSLPGIIDEVLAWGIFVQQPEGYYRVRLRSKGPVINELAKKHHGGGHPLASGANAKDKAEVTVIYNEIQQLCKEYKK from the coding sequence ATGGATGTTTTAAAAGACATTTTAACAACGATCAAAGCATATGAAACAATTATTATACATCGCCACCAGCGACCTGATCCAGATGCAATTGGTTCACAAGTTGGGTTGGCTGAACTTTTACGTACCAGTTTTCCGGAAAAAAAGATCTATCAAGTCGGCGGACCTGTTGAAGGGCTAGATTTTTTGGCGACAATGGATGAAGTTCCTGACGAATATTATGAAGATGCACTTGTGATCGTCACAGATACAGCCAATTCTCCTAGAATCAGTGATGATCGTTATAAACTGGGAAAACAATTAATCAAAATCGACCATCATCCTAATGACGAGCCTTATGGTGATTTAGTTTGGGTCAATACTAATGCGAGCAGCTGTAGTGAAATCATTGTTGATTTCTATCATCATAATCAATCAGAGCTAACGATGAATGACGAAGCAGCAAGACTACTATATGCAGGAATCATTGGCGATACTGGCCGATTTTTATATCCTGCGACTACCTCTCATACCTTAGAGGTAGCAGCGGAATTAATGACCTATGACTTTGAACCAGTTGATTTAAATCGTGAACTGGAGCAGATGCCAATGAAAGTGGCGAAATTAGCAGGTTATGTATATCAAAATATTGAGGTTGACGAAAATGGTGCTGGAAAGGTCATTCTACCGCAAAGTTTGCTGGATGAATATGGCATCGTTGATTCAGAAACAGCCGCTATTGTCTCTTTACCAGGGATAATCGATGAAGTGCTAGCCTGGGGAATTTTTGTCCAACAGCCGGAAGGCTATTATCGTGTACGTTTAAGATCAAAAGGACCTGTGATCAATGAGTTAGCGAAAAAACATCATGGTGGTGGGCATCCTTTAGCTAGCGGTGCTAATGCTAAAGATAAAGCAGAAGTGACGGTTATTTATAATGAAATCCAACAATTGTGCAAAGAATACAAAAAATAA
- a CDS encoding VanZ family protein, with the protein MSAYTVPIKTAMIVFPFLAFAISFVLVIREYRKYGTFLLWRAIILYSFVFYLLCAYFLVILPLPPRAEVAQYTGQYLELRPFYFVERFLNGTVLNIHDPSTFVPALKQSVVLEPIFNMLLLVPFGVYLRYYYKFTFKKVVIASFLLSLFFELTQLSGLYFIYPRPYRLADVNDLINNTFGGIIGYAITPMLTFLFPTRDELDEAAYEKGQSVSLFRRFAAFLVDWFVISIVQAIVTFSLKLIPEYRKLVSAYPLIETRGWFFVMVFLVFMVLPTFTNGETIGKKIVRIKIVQEGRERISFNALFIRYGYLYFVYGLISLFIAGPAELLNSTNQMLQLVTLMIFLFCMLLLLLFVLNVAYVLLRKKRRLFYEKASHTYTVSTIKREKKIEND; encoded by the coding sequence ATGTCAGCTTATACAGTACCGATCAAAACTGCGATGATCGTTTTTCCTTTTTTAGCTTTTGCCATTTCATTTGTTTTGGTGATTCGAGAGTATCGTAAATATGGGACGTTTTTATTATGGCGGGCGATTATTCTCTATTCATTTGTTTTCTATCTACTTTGTGCTTATTTTTTAGTTATTTTACCCTTACCACCAAGAGCAGAAGTTGCTCAGTATACGGGGCAATATTTGGAGTTACGACCTTTTTATTTTGTGGAACGCTTCTTAAATGGAACGGTATTGAATATACATGACCCTAGTACATTTGTACCTGCCTTAAAGCAAAGTGTCGTTTTAGAGCCAATATTTAATATGTTACTTTTGGTGCCTTTTGGGGTTTATTTACGCTACTATTATAAATTTACGTTTAAAAAAGTTGTGATAGCTAGTTTTTTATTATCCTTATTCTTCGAGTTGACGCAATTGAGTGGCTTGTATTTTATTTATCCTAGACCATACCGCTTAGCAGATGTGAATGACTTGATCAACAATACCTTCGGTGGCATCATCGGCTATGCGATCACTCCAATGCTGACCTTTTTATTTCCGACAAGAGATGAGCTGGATGAAGCTGCGTATGAAAAAGGACAGTCCGTTAGCTTGTTTCGACGTTTTGCAGCATTTTTGGTCGACTGGTTTGTCATTTCGATCGTGCAAGCTATAGTGACATTTTCGCTTAAGCTAATTCCGGAATATCGTAAACTAGTGTCAGCTTATCCTTTGATCGAAACACGCGGCTGGTTTTTTGTTATGGTTTTCTTAGTATTTATGGTGCTACCAACGTTTACGAATGGTGAAACGATCGGTAAAAAAATCGTACGTATCAAAATCGTCCAAGAAGGACGTGAAAGGATCAGTTTTAATGCGTTATTTATCCGTTATGGGTATCTATATTTTGTCTATGGCTTGATCAGCCTGTTCATTGCTGGACCAGCTGAGTTACTTAATTCTACCAACCAGATGCTCCAACTAGTCACCTTGATGATCTTTTTATTTTGTATGCTGTTGTTGCTGCTATTTGTTCTTAATGTTGCCTACGTGCTTTTACGTAAGAAACGGCGCTTGTTTTATGAGAAGGCTAGCCACACCTATACGGTCAGTACGATAAAAAGAGAGAAAAAAATCGAAAATGACTAA